In Primulina eburnea isolate SZY01 chromosome 14, ASM2296580v1, whole genome shotgun sequence, the following proteins share a genomic window:
- the LOC140812597 gene encoding uncharacterized protein translates to MGRKPSESESTRWGILILFLMGLISCSMVYIFMSSIMSLRPSANVKMESLGSESGDNSRMGQNGGDCCGGIEGVELWGSAVKWGTDFKFNTSAECCKACMAMCTGTDGPCLCDSWVFCGNKEACGEKFGECWLKKQKDVLVPDKHDVGKKVMWTSGIVFGRGEGIVGLETEYGTLHIKLLPHCSPHSVAYILELLALHHCAGCHFYRAENRGQSWDVKGNHIQDAPYGPPFALIQGTLEAQGTSFNKIQMEHCPTVTRGSVAWVGSGPEFFISLANHEEWRNSYTVFGSVLPEDMVIAEKIAQLPTKADVWNNVNVSVLEKAVPLRLQRIKIGSGELNFSDE, encoded by the exons ATGGGTCGCAAGCCAAGCGAGTCCGAATCGACTCGATGGGGCATACTGATCCTCTTCTTGATGGGTTTGATCTCTTGCTCCATGGTTTACATTTTCATGTCATCTATAATGAGTTTGAGGCCATCGGCCAATGTAAAGATGGAGTCTTTGGGGTCCGAAAGTGGAGACAATTCAAGAATGGGACAGAATGGTGGGGATTGTTGTGGAGGGATTGAGGGTGTAGAGCTGTGGGGGTCTGCTGTGAAATGGGGCACAGACTTTAAGTTCAATACTTCTGCAGAATGCTGCAAAGCTTGTATGGCTATGTGTACAGGGACGGATGGGCCTTGTCTTTGTGATTCATGGGTTTTTTGTGGGAATAAGGAAGCTTGTGGGGAGAAATTTGGTGAG TGTTGGCTGAAGAAACAGAAGGATGTCTTGGTTCCGGATAAGCATGACGTTGGGAAAAAAGTAATGTGGACGTCAGGCATTGTTTTTGGTAGAGGAGag GGTATAGTTGGCTTGGAGACGGAGTATGGTACACTACACATCAAG CTTTTACCCCATTGTTCTCCACATTCAGTTGCATACATCCTGGAGTTGTTGGCGCTACACCACTGTGCAGGTTGCCATTTTTATAGGGCAGAAAATCGGGGTCAATCTTGGGATGTCAAAGGAAACCACATTCAAGAT GCTCCATATGGTCCTCCATTTGCCCTTATCCAAGGAACTCTTGAAGCGCAAGGAACGTCGTTCAACAAGATTCAAATGGAGCACTGCCCCACTGTAACAAGGGGTTCTGTTGCTTGGGTTGGTTCCGGACCTGAATTCTTTATAAGCTTAGCAAATCATGAAGAGTGGAGAAATTCATATACTGTATTTGGTTCTGTACTTCCCGAAGACATGGTGATAGCCGAGAAAATCGCCCAGCTCCCCACAAAAGCAGATGTTTGGAACAATGTTAACGTCTCGGTTTTAGAAAAGGCGGTACCTTTGAGACTTCAGAGAATCAAGATTGGTAGTGGTGAGCTAAATTTTAGTGATGAATAG